Proteins found in one Quercus robur chromosome 2, dhQueRobu3.1, whole genome shotgun sequence genomic segment:
- the LOC126712331 gene encoding uncharacterized protein LOC126712331: MDVDPRHYDLVGINENDIHNVVLSYLVHNCFNETMESFIACTGMKQPDDHLEGMEKRKRIFNFALDGNALKAIELTNQLAHDLLEKNEELYFDLLSIHFGELVRSRKCSEALEFAQAKLTHFGKVQKYVEKLEDFMALLAYEEPDKSPMFHLLGLEYRQKIAESLNRAILEHMNLPSYTAMERLIQQTTVVRQCLSQEPGKDTHAPFSLKDFLES; this comes from the exons ATGGACGTTGATCCTCGTCACTACGACCTCGTT GGTATCAACGAAAATGACATCCACAATGTTGTTCTATCATATCTTGTCCATAATTGCTTTAATGAAACCATGGAGTCATTCATTGCTTGCACTGGGATGAAGCAGCCTGATGATCATCTTGAGGGcatggagaaaagaaaaa gaatttttaattttgccctGGATGGAAATGCACTTAAGGCCATTGAGCTGACAAATCAGCTGGCACATGACTTGCTGGAGAAGAATGAGGAATTGTATTTTGATCTATTGAGCATTCATTTTGGTGAACTTGTCCGCTCTAGAAAATG CTCAGAAGCTTTGGAATTTGCTCAGGCTAAGTTGACTCATTTTGGGAAAGTGCAGAAATATGTTGAAAAACTTGAG GACTTTATGGCCCTTCTTGCATATGAAGAGCCAGATAAGTCCCCAATGTTTCATCTTCTTGGCTTGGAGTATCGGCAGAAAATTGCTGAAAGTTTGAATCGGGCAATTCTTG AACACATGAATCTGCCCAGCTACACAGCAATGGAAAGGCTGATACAACAGACAACAGTAGTTAGACAGTGCTTGAGTCAAGAGCCTGGCAAG G